The following proteins are co-located in the Salvelinus namaycush isolate Seneca chromosome 31, SaNama_1.0, whole genome shotgun sequence genome:
- the LOC120026284 gene encoding transmembrane protein 250-like, with the protein MPVIPIPRRVRSFHGPHTTCMHSACGPARTTQLVRSKYNNFDLYLRSRCMYGFLRFLLYFGCSLLTSLLWVSLSALFCLQYVSARVFLRLQYKLSVILLLLGHRRFDFGVLNNLFIYSMQVTMFLVGGLGWCFLVFVDM; encoded by the coding sequence ATGCCTGTGATCCCTATCCCTCGGCGAGTGCGCAGCTTCCATGGCCCCCACACCACCTGCATGCACTCGGCCTGCGGGCCGGCGCGCACCACCCAGCTTGTGCGCAGCAAGTACAACAACTTTGACCTGTACCTGCGCTCGCGCTGCATGTACGGCTTCCTGCGCTTCCTGCTCTACTTCGGCTGCAGCCTTCTGACCTCCCTCCTCTGGGTGTCGCTGTCTGCTCTCTTCTGCCTGCAGTACGTGAGCGCCCGCGTTTTCCTGCGGCTGCAGTACAAGCTGTCCGTGATCCTGCTGTTGCTAGGACACCGGCGCTTTGACTTTGGGGTGCTCAACAACCTGTTCATCTACAGTATGCAGGTCACAATGTTCCTGGTGGGAGGCCTGGGCTGGTGCTTCTTGGTGTTTGTTGACATGTAG